In a single window of the Acidobacteriota bacterium genome:
- a CDS encoding tetratricopeptide repeat protein: MRSSTLFSLVFLVAVLLVPKASAQADAICSEFGGGFIWATVSVVYGRVEFSGLQDPNKFPKVTVTLNNQGRTIASTSVGPSGNYCFRNQSGNGATLVVAVEDVEVGRRDLPSGSVTINQVRQDFQIDLGTRTPRAGVISAKYFYERSGKNAELFASASAHLRDKKADKAIPLLSQIVRSDPKDFVALGLLGSAYFEKGDLPSAERAYLGALEANPRFAPAMASLGQIYLMQKKLELSIAVLLKATQNEPEFARGFRLLGEAYLLSKQGRLGLEALYKAIELDPIGMAECHLLAAKLFDGAGAKNYAAREYKLFLEKVPNHPQKKQFQKYIQDNPPADN, from the coding sequence ATGCGATCGTCAACATTATTTTCCTTGGTATTTTTGGTCGCCGTTCTTCTGGTGCCAAAGGCTTCGGCACAGGCTGACGCGATCTGCAGCGAATTCGGCGGCGGATTTATCTGGGCGACCGTAAGTGTCGTTTACGGCCGGGTCGAATTCAGCGGACTGCAGGATCCGAACAAGTTTCCTAAGGTAACCGTAACGCTCAACAACCAAGGGCGAACCATCGCCAGCACATCGGTCGGTCCTAGCGGCAACTATTGTTTTCGCAATCAGAGCGGCAACGGAGCGACCTTGGTCGTTGCCGTTGAGGACGTTGAGGTCGGCCGCAGAGACCTTCCGTCCGGTTCAGTGACCATCAACCAGGTCCGCCAGGATTTTCAGATAGATCTCGGCACCAGAACACCGCGGGCCGGCGTCATATCGGCAAAATATTTTTACGAAAGATCGGGAAAGAACGCAGAACTTTTCGCATCGGCAAGCGCTCACTTGCGTGACAAGAAGGCGGACAAGGCCATACCGCTGCTTTCGCAGATCGTCCGGAGTGATCCGAAAGATTTTGTTGCGTTGGGTCTGCTCGGTTCCGCGTACTTTGAGAAAGGCGACCTGCCGAGCGCCGAGCGAGCCTATTTGGGCGCTCTTGAAGCGAATCCGCGTTTCGCCCCCGCGATGGCGAGCTTGGGCCAGATATACCTGATGCAGAAAAAGCTCGAACTTTCTATCGCAGTGCTGCTGAAAGCCACTCAGAATGAGCCTGAATTTGCCCGCGGTTTTCGGCTGTTGGGCGAGGCTTATCTGCTATCAAAACAAGGCCGGCTGGGCCTGGAGGCACTTTACAAAGCTATAGAACTCGACCCGATCGGTATGGCCGAATGCCATCTGCTGGCGGCGAAACTGTTCGATGGCGCCGGTGCAAAGAACTACGCTGCCCGGGAATATAAGCTATTCCTCGAAAAGGTGCCTAACCATCCGCAGAAGAAACAGTTTCAAAAATACATTCAGGATAATCCGCCGGCAGATAACTAA